Proteins from a genomic interval of Helicoverpa zea isolate HzStark_Cry1AcR chromosome 13, ilHelZeax1.1, whole genome shotgun sequence:
- the LOC124636080 gene encoding protein GVQW3-like yields MEKIEHRAVIKFLTKQGKSAQTIFQELLAVYADSAPGKTMVYKWHGLFKQGRESIEDDPRSGRPIEATTPEIVEKVEKLVLEDARLKKKQLAAMVGVSDSSILNILHHHLGMTKVSARWVPRMLTPLQKRERVECSHQFLELCGERKEEVMNRIVTGDETWVHHYEPESKQESMQWHKKGTPPPKKFKVS; encoded by the coding sequence ATGGAGAAAATTGAACACCGTGCCGTTATTAAGTTCCTTACCAAGCAAGGAAAATCCGCTCAGACGATTTTTCAAGAGCTGTTAGCGGTTTACGCGGACTCTGCTCCTGGTAAAACCATGGTTTACAAGTGGCATGGTCTTTTCAAACAAGGAAGGGAGTCCATTGAAGACGACCCCCGCTCCGGACGGCCAATTGAGGCCACCACACCGGAAATCGTCGAAAAAGTAGAAAAACTTGTATTGGAAGATGCCCGACTGAAGAAGAAGCAACTTGCAGCAATGGTTGGAGTATCCGATTCAAGTATTTTAAACATCCTACATCATCATCTTGGGATGACTAAAGTCAGTGCAAGATGGGTTCCGAGAATGCTCACGCCACTTCAAAAACGCGAGCGTGTCGAGTGCTCTCACCAGTTTTTGGAGCTCTGTGGAGAGAGAAAGGAAGAAGTTATGAACCGCATTGTTACTGGAGATGAAACCTGGGTTCACCACTATGAACCTGAGTCGAAGCAAGAGTCGATGCAGTGGCATAAAAAAGGCACACCTCCTCCAAAGAAGTTCAAAGTGTCATAA